In a genomic window of Leptospira hartskeerlii:
- a CDS encoding MFS transporter — MKKITKAVWILSFISLFTDVSSEMLYPIMPLYLKSIGFSVVLIGVLEGFAEAIAGLSKGYFGKLSDQNGKRVPYVQFGYLLSAVSKPIMGFFTFPLWIFLSRTMDRLGKGIRTGARDALLSDEATPETKGTVFGFHRSMDTLGAVIGPTFALVFLYFYPENYSVLFFIAAIPGLSAFLISGLLKENKKAKLATQEKSNFLSYFIYWKNAPISYKKLVIGLLFFGLVNSSDLFLLLMAKSKGLEDSQVIGIYIFYNLIYALFSLPAGVLADKIGLKPTLIFGLFVFAFVYGGMAFAENKIHFYSLFFLYGIYAASTEGISKALITNITPTTDSASAIGTFAGLNSIAALIASNLGGLIWFYSGPKSMFFISAVVSVAVSFYFIRLSLKKLKEFEGAYSPSNSSKIGQSGL, encoded by the coding sequence ATGAAAAAAATCACCAAAGCAGTCTGGATACTTTCCTTCATCAGTCTTTTTACGGACGTATCCAGTGAGATGTTATATCCGATCATGCCTCTTTATTTAAAAAGTATAGGATTCTCCGTAGTCCTGATCGGAGTCTTGGAAGGATTTGCAGAAGCGATAGCAGGACTTAGCAAAGGATATTTCGGAAAACTCTCGGACCAAAACGGTAAGAGAGTTCCTTATGTTCAGTTCGGATATCTATTAAGCGCTGTCTCCAAACCGATTATGGGATTTTTCACTTTTCCTCTTTGGATCTTTTTATCCAGGACCATGGATCGATTGGGTAAAGGGATCAGAACCGGTGCAAGAGACGCATTACTTTCAGACGAGGCAACGCCTGAAACCAAAGGTACAGTTTTCGGATTCCATCGTTCTATGGATACCTTAGGAGCGGTGATCGGCCCAACATTCGCTTTAGTGTTTTTGTATTTTTATCCGGAGAATTATTCGGTCCTATTTTTTATAGCGGCAATCCCGGGGCTTTCTGCATTTCTGATCTCGGGTCTTCTAAAAGAAAATAAAAAAGCCAAACTAGCAACACAAGAGAAATCGAATTTTCTCTCTTATTTTATCTATTGGAAGAATGCACCGATCTCATATAAAAAATTAGTGATCGGACTTTTATTCTTCGGACTAGTGAATAGCTCCGATCTTTTCCTGCTTTTAATGGCAAAAAGTAAAGGTTTAGAAGATTCTCAAGTAATCGGAATATACATATTTTATAATTTAATTTACGCTTTATTTTCTCTTCCTGCAGGTGTCTTAGCGGACAAAATTGGACTCAAACCTACTTTGATCTTCGGCTTATTTGTATTTGCTTTTGTGTATGGTGGGATGGCATTTGCGGAAAATAAAATCCATTTTTATTCCTTATTCTTTTTATATGGGATCTATGCTGCCAGCACGGAAGGAATTTCCAAAGCATTGATCACAAATATTACTCCCACGACGGATTCAGCTTCCGCTATCGGAACATTTGCGGGTTTGAATAGTATTGCCGCATTGATAGCGAGTAATCTAGGCGGGTTGATCTGGTTTTATTCCGGACCAAAAAGTATGTTCTTTATCTCTGCAGTAGTTTCGGTAGCCGTTTCTTTCTACTTCATTCGTCTTTCTCTCAAGAAGCTAAAAGAGTTTGAAGGGGCCTATTCTCCTTCTAACTCTTCCAAGATAGGACAATCCGGTCTGTGA
- the cueR gene encoding Cu(I)-responsive transcriptional regulator, which translates to MNIGEVAKLSGVNPKLVRHYESIGLVSKPIRAESGYRLYSEKDIHTLRFIKRARGLGFSLAEIKQLLGLWKNKSRASAQVKSLAMTHVKEMRAKILELQSMCDTLTHLAKHCHGDHRPDCPILEELEGE; encoded by the coding sequence ATGAATATCGGAGAAGTTGCCAAATTATCCGGAGTAAACCCGAAATTGGTCCGGCATTATGAGTCCATCGGATTGGTGTCCAAGCCCATTCGTGCAGAATCCGGATACAGATTGTATTCGGAAAAAGACATACACACATTGAGATTTATCAAAAGAGCAAGAGGCCTTGGATTTTCCTTAGCTGAGATCAAGCAACTATTGGGACTTTGGAAGAATAAATCCAGGGCAAGTGCTCAAGTAAAATCTTTGGCTATGACTCATGTAAAAGAAATGCGGGCCAAAATTTTAGAGTTACAATCTATGTGCGATACGCTTACTCATTTAGCAAAACATTGTCATGGAGATCACAGACCGGATTGTCCTATCTTGGAAGAGTTAGAAGGAGAATAG